In Halorhabdus rudnickae, the following proteins share a genomic window:
- a CDS encoding alkaline phosphatase family protein produces MVSTLVVGIDAATWDILEGLLDAGDLPHLASLRSDGTHGTLTSTRPPMTPQAWTSMVTGVNPGKHGIFDFRTQDPETYEVRPVDATDRRFPTLWDVFDHADRSSGVVNLPVSHPAPSNTSFFVAGFPASVDDDIVAPQAAANHLPDDYRIEPTVDPDDDPAAYLEAVEALMSVRTDLTLSLLDAYDPELCWTVFMGVDWVQHYLWNDQIDGERAVHRAYRHVDAQLGRLLEAIDDDVNVLVVSDHGFREIDGEIHLNSVLESLGELRRYDADDDTGAFATFATAALAAIERFPDSVEHSIKAAVKRAAPASLLRRSEQAAGLTGQRYLHERVEWSATRAFSYGSMGRVFLNRASRYRDGTIEEADYESVRASLAADLEGVIHPETGDQVFEAATPGEEVYTGGSTDAAPDLLLTPTDWRYMIYGGFGDEWLHPPEKRYADHAPAGIFLAAGPDIAAGTCDASVYDVAPTVLALHDLPLVEGMDGAPLTSMLRGIDVSGKTVAPDAIRDELSHGPTDRSTDPDNDVEDRLEDLGYL; encoded by the coding sequence ACGTCCGCCGATGACCCCCCAAGCCTGGACCTCGATGGTGACCGGCGTCAATCCCGGGAAACACGGCATATTCGATTTCAGGACACAGGATCCCGAGACCTACGAGGTTCGGCCGGTCGACGCGACCGACCGCAGGTTTCCCACGCTGTGGGACGTCTTCGACCACGCCGACCGATCGAGTGGGGTAGTCAATCTCCCCGTCTCCCATCCTGCACCGAGTAACACTTCGTTTTTTGTCGCCGGGTTTCCGGCCTCCGTCGACGACGACATCGTCGCGCCACAGGCGGCCGCCAATCATCTCCCCGACGACTATCGAATCGAACCCACAGTCGATCCGGACGACGATCCGGCGGCGTATCTGGAGGCAGTCGAGGCATTGATGAGCGTCCGAACGGACCTCACGCTCTCGCTGCTGGACGCCTACGATCCGGAGCTGTGTTGGACTGTCTTCATGGGAGTCGACTGGGTGCAACACTACCTCTGGAACGATCAGATCGACGGGGAGCGCGCGGTTCATCGGGCTTACCGCCACGTCGATGCGCAACTCGGTCGCCTTCTGGAGGCCATCGATGACGACGTGAACGTCCTGGTCGTCTCCGATCACGGCTTTCGTGAGATCGACGGCGAGATCCATCTCAACTCCGTGCTCGAATCGCTCGGCGAACTCCGACGGTACGATGCAGACGACGACACAGGGGCCTTCGCCACGTTTGCGACCGCCGCGCTCGCAGCTATCGAACGCTTTCCCGATAGTGTCGAGCACTCGATCAAGGCGGCTGTCAAGCGAGCGGCTCCGGCGTCGCTACTCCGGCGCAGCGAGCAGGCGGCCGGTCTGACGGGCCAGCGCTATCTCCACGAGCGCGTCGAGTGGTCGGCCACGCGGGCGTTCAGTTACGGATCGATGGGGCGCGTGTTCCTCAATCGTGCGTCTCGGTACCGGGACGGGACGATCGAAGAGGCAGACTACGAGTCGGTCCGCGCGTCGCTAGCCGCCGATTTAGAGGGTGTCATACACCCCGAGACCGGCGATCAGGTGTTCGAAGCCGCGACGCCAGGCGAAGAGGTCTATACCGGCGGATCCACCGACGCGGCCCCAGATCTCCTGTTGACACCGACGGACTGGCGATACATGATATACGGCGGGTTCGGCGACGAGTGGCTACATCCTCCCGAGAAACGATACGCCGATCACGCGCCAGCGGGGATTTTCCTCGCCGCAGGCCCCGACATCGCCGCGGGAACCTGTGATGCGTCCGTATATGATGTTGCACCGACCGTACTGGCACTACACGATCTGCCACTGGTCGAAGGAATGGACGGGGCGCCACTGACGTCGATGCTCCGCGGAATCGACGTCTCTGGAAAGACGGTCGCCCCCGATGCGATCCGAGACGAATTATCACACGGACCGACAGATAGGAGTACGGATCCTGACAACGACGTCGAGGACCGGCTCGAAGACCTCGGGTATCTATAG